In Dermacentor albipictus isolate Rhodes 1998 colony chromosome 6, USDA_Dalb.pri_finalv2, whole genome shotgun sequence, the following proteins share a genomic window:
- the LOC139046795 gene encoding neuronal acetylcholine receptor subunit beta-4-like: MRTLRLRKCSLILCIFALCLAQALDDRAEQIKRIKASILNAVKYRRTARPQTSANETTVVSFELKALSVPALTPRRRHLFLSAFICLSWKDTRIGWDPDKYDGVDSVFVNSTEIWTPSLIHMSPLDLRGTRDAMVSLTSSGEVTWCPLYSISGVCETDMSDFPFDRHNCGIAFTNAISQEKEVNLTLVGQPTLPEQEHSEFRVISIVGKRSLLSFNMGEYEYPEISIHVLLERRTLLHLFTVLLPAVAVVLLSLLVFWLPPESERKLTLIGAALLTSLLLLYRTDDIVSGSSHVPRIVKVLGGGVLMNALIAVSTVLSTNMARSPPSCALPVFLVKLSEFVVHRLPCPCPAGRSGAGDDDGGVQNKCYNNAVAREWYTAARALDRALGLVFTAAYVVLCL; this comes from the exons ATGCGGACGCTGCGGCTGCGAAAATGCTCTCTCATTCTGTGTATCTTCGCCTTGTGTCTCGCCCAAG CACTCGATGATCGGGCAGAGCAGATCAAACGCATCAAAGCTAGCATCCTGAACGCCGTCAAGTACCGGAGGACTGCGAGGCCGCAGACGAGCGCGAACGAAACGACCGTTGTTTCCTTCGAACTGAAGGCCCTCAGCGTCCCCGCTCTG ACACCAAGACGCCGTCATCTATTCCTGAGCGCATTCATTTGCCTG TCATGGAAAGACACGCGCATCGGTTGGGACCCCGACAAGTACGATGGCGTGGACAGCGTTTTCGTCAACTCCACCGAGATATGGACGCCGTCACTAATCCACATGTCACC GTTGGACTTGCGTGGAACCAGGGATGCCATGGTATCGCTCACCAGTTCGGGAGAAGTTACGTGGTGCCCCCTCTACTCCATCAGTGGGGTATGCGAG ACGGACATGAGCGACTTCCCGTTCGACCGGCACAATTGCGGCATTGCTTTCACCAACGCCATTTCGCAGGAGAAGGAAGTCAACCTTACGCTGGTGGGTCAGCCCACGCTTCCCGAACAGGAACATTCAGAATTCAGAGTTATCTCCATAGTGGGTAAGAG GTCGTTGCTGAGCTTCAACATGGGCGAGTACGAGTATCCGGAGATCTCGATCCACGTCCTGCTCGAGAGGCGCACTTTGCTGCACCTGTTCACCGTCCTGCTGCCCGCCGTCGCCGTGGTGCTGCTCTCGCTGCTGGTCTTCTGGCTTCCGCCCGAGTCCGAGCGCAAGCTGACGCTCATTGGAGCCGCCCTGCTGACGTCACTGCTTCTGCTTTACCGAACGGATGACATCGTCTCGGGCTCTAGCCACGTGCCCAGGATAG TCAAAGTTCTTGGAGGTGGAGTGTTGATGAACGCACTCATCGCGGTCAGCACCGTGCTCAGCACAAACATGGCTCGGAGTCCGCCGTCCTGCGCTCTGCCAGTGTTCCTCGTCAAGCTCTCCGAGTTCGTGGTGCACCGGCTGCCCTGTCCCTGTCCTGCAGGTCGATCTGGCGCTGGCGATGACGATGGCGGTGTGCAGAACAAGTGTTACAACAACGCCGTGGCCCGCGAGTGGTACACGGCGGCTCGCGCTCTGGACCGTGCCCTCGGCCTCGTCTTCACGGCCGCCTACGTCGTCCTCTGCCTGTGA